The DNA region ATAAACGGGCACGTTAAAGCGCATACATTTAATATTAGTCATTGAGTACACGGCGTTTTTCGTCAACAGACGGGTGAACCGTTTATCGGTTGCTCTTTTTCAGCCGTCCTCCTTCTCCGACacattaacgttagcttagcttgctagcagTCAGCGACATTATGGCATGAGAGCTCTTCCTCATTGCTTTTACCAAGAGGGGCAGTTCTGCTTTCACTGGCTGACTTAGTGGATGATAAATCCTCGGAGACTTCCCGTAAAAGGCTCACAAACTGCTATGGAGCCGTCCGCGGCTTTGGGCTGTGTGAACATTGGCAGTCTGACCAGCACCTTGCCGGTGATCCCCTACCAGAAGCTGACAGACCTGTACTACCTGAGCAGAGGGGGGTTTGGCACCGTGTTCAAGGCGCAGCACTCCGACTGGAGGACCACTGTGGCTATCAAGTGCCTGAAACTCGACTGTCCTGTTGGAGAAAGGTACCctgtgtctttgtgatcacctcATCTAACAATTTAGGCCATGCAACTATAAAGATAAATGAACTCTTAAACAGAAACTTACACTGTGTTATTCCAGTGAAAGGCTGCAAAAAAGTGCAGTCACAGACAACTGGCTGAGTAGGAAATCAGAGCATCAAGACTTGACCTGGTGTCAGTTTTAATCAAATGTAAGTCTTGCAGGTACATTTGAATCAGATGTAGCCATAGTGTCCCAGGTGTTGTTTTATGGCTCTGTCTATGGGACAGCTACAGGGTTCAAACATAAATGCATAGcataacaacaacatttttgataaggatttATTAAATTTGATCGTTAAAGATCTGTGACCAAGACATTTAATGAACAGGATGTTCCGCAGTTTAAAAATCGTcatgtcagtgctctctggtgcaCCAgctatgtaatggagacaccGTGTCTATGTTGTTTTAAACATATCTTGGCATTTCTGTATATGCTGATACTGATATATTTGCAAAAAGCTAAAATTATCCGATATATTGGCTCGGCCGATTAATACTGTAGCTCAGGCTCCAATAGGTGCTATTGTTGTGCCCCAGGAGTTCTGTCATTGCTTTCTCTTTGAAAAAGGTGTGTCTCTAGATGCCATAATCACTCTGCCTTCCTGCAGTTGAGGTTCAAGAGAAACTTACTCATATCCACACATTTAAAGCTGATCTGCACAAATTCGTAATTCTTCCATATTTTGAATACAGTGGCCCTTTACTCCCCTGTGTAATGATGCAATGACAGTATCGGGTGGGCAATAACTCAATATTATCATGTATTGAAGTTCAACTAGATCATATTGTGTTGATATGATTCATTAATATTGTCATTctacacatttctgttgttcAGATGAATGATTCTGATCAACCTGTActtaaaaactaacaaaaccagttattaaattgttttgtctgacaaacacaaagaatTTGGGATGATGTAACACATAACAATGGGACACAGGTCATTGCTTTAAATATCAGTTAATCATGTGTAAAATGATTGATAAATATCATATTCGCCATATCATGATATTTATCAATTATCTTAAAGTGTCCAGattaatattgtgataataATTTCATAGTGCCCAGCCCTGAACTTCAAAGATTCATTTCTTGTGCGTGCTTCTTGTAACTCTGTACCAACGACACTACAATTGTCATCACTGTTTTGTCATTTCTATCACTTTGTCTGAGAGCAAAGACTGACTCTATATCACTGGCTGTGTTTCAGAGAGAGGAACTGCCTGCTGAAGGAGGCAGAGGTGCTCCACAAAGCCAGGTTCAACTACATCATCCAGATCTTTGGCATCTGCAACGAGCCCGAGTTCTTCTGCATAGTCACAGAGTTTATGAGCAATGGCTCTCTGGACCTGTTGCTCCACGAGGTAGCTATATGTCATCAAGTAACTTCATAACGCTAAGAGCTGTTCATTCAGAAACCAACCTGGTCCTAACATCATAATCCAAGGCTCAATCGTAATGAATTAATATGGATTaagaattaaaaatacatcagcTCTCCTTGGCTTTAAGGCATTTATCACTCCACACTGTAACTAAACAGAAACTAAAAGTGGTTTGACTTTGACTTGCAGTGTTGAACcttataaaataatttcttgcaagtttttgttttgtattcaaTCAAATGACTCAAATATAGAGACATCTTAAAAGTTCCAcagttctttttttcccttttgttgCCAAAGTGTCTGAAGTGAAAACAGTCTCTCTGTTCTTTTGCTATGTCTCTTTTATGCCTCACTCATCATGTACCTGTATGCCTGGCAATCCTGCCTGTAAGATGGCAAGCAAAAGTGAAACTTGGACGTATTCACAGTCTCTGATGTAACTTTGTAACTTTGAAACAAGCAGGGGAAGAAATGCTAATCTGGGAGGACAGCAGACTTAGTTTGGGGAAATTCCCATATGTCATGGTGTAGTTAATTTTCTCACCCTTTATTTCGTCTTcttgcatttctttgttttgtagtCTAAATGTAGTATAACGTGTCGTCTCCCTCTGCACTTCcctaaatgtgttttattgagacttttattgatatttttacacCTGGTCTGTCGTCTCTGCATGCAGAAGGACATGTACCCTGCGCTTGCCTGGCCTTTGCGACTGAGGATTCTGTATGAGATTGCCCTGGGAGTTAACTTCCTCCACAACATGACCCCACCCCTCTTACATCATGACCTAAAGACCCAGAACATACTGTTGGATGGGGAATTTCATGTTAAGGTACGTGTGTCAGCTAGAATTTGGTACAGTTTGAACTTTGTGTGACCAAAGGAAACAAATGTTTAAGAGTTTCACTGCGTGCAGTTGTCTACTGTTACTTTAaaaagcactgtgtgtgtgtggcagattATCTCCCAGTTATGACATGTTCACTGAACTCCCATGTTGACCCAAACCATACAGTAGGGGATATGCAcacatctattttttttacattgtttgtttACTTAATTGTTAttagtagagctgaaacaatccTAACTCTGGCACACTTGACTGATGCTCAATTAATTGATCGGTCGATCGaagaagaaaattaatcagcaactattttgataatcctttcagtcatttttcaagcaaattcCAAAAATACTCTGGTGTAAGGTTTTCAAaggtgaggatttgctgctttactttgtcatataaaaaagtaaactgaatatcacagggatttggactgttggtctgataaaattAGAagtctgaagatgtcaccttgggctctggggaattataatgggcattttttgACAATTTATAGATAAAATTTTGagttaatcgataatgaaaataattgttagttgcaactGTGATTATAAGTCCACACTTTACCTTGTAGAAAAAGTGCTACTTCAAAAGCACGTTGTGCTAATAAAGTGTGTCATATTAGTTGCCACTCTATAAAACAGGACAATTCTGCCACAACATAGCTAATGTTCTTGGAGCCCCAATCAGTTGTCTTTAAttgataaaagaaaaagctgatcaaagaaaaaaatatgtctaGAATTCTTAAATAATGCTAAAGTTCTGCTATTGTTCTGTCCAGATTGCCGACTTTGGCCTTTCAAAGTGGCGGCAGCTGTCCGTCAGTAAAGGCTCAGGGTCCAAGCCCACAGAGATGGGGGGCACAGTGATCTACATGCCCCCTGAGAAGTACGAACCATCCAAGAGCCGTCGGGCTGATGTGAAACACGATATGTACAGGTGAGACACCAAATCCCAATAACTAGCAATTAGAAATAGGTTGGACAATAGAATGATACAATAAGTACATTCTCCATTAATCTGGGTATGGTTTTAGTATCCGTAACATAAGTTGATGAACTCAGTTGACTTTATTGCACgttttttttaactgacattaaatatttgtcaaatatACAATCAGTAGCTGAAATGACGTTTTCCAGACTGGCAAGGTGTCAGTGTGCTAGCGTGGGGTTGGATTGTTAGCATACCAAAGCAGAACAGTGCTGGAATTTGTGCCAGAGACTAAAACTGTTGATCATTCCAGACTGAAGGTCTGATTTCAGGAATCTGTCAGAGAGGGGGAGTggtgacaagaaaaaaaaacacaaaaaaattagATATGAATCTCTCCTGGTTTGTGGCTGATGCAGTATCTTAAGCTTTTGGGCAACAGGTTTGGACTGCTGCAACAGTTCATTCAGTAATTGCTCTCCCTCAAAGCAGCCTCTCTGTTTAGCTTGTCGTAAAGTCCCTCAGCTCTATAGGGGAATACCCGTCGAAAAGAATGATGTAATCTAATTTCCCTTAACTGTTTCTCTCCATGTTGTTTACATTGTAGCTATGCCATCATTATGTGGGAAGTGCTGTCCAGGCAGATTCCATTTGAAGGtaacacattatttattatgtggcattcctgttttttgttttttatataagtTTGATTTGTTGCTCTCTCATTCTGTTCAGTTGCACTTTGTTTCATGGAGCTAATcactgatctgtgtgtgtgtgtttgtgtggtcaGACGTGACCAACCCCATGCAGATCATGTTCAGTGTGCTTCGTGGGGCGCGTCCTGACACGGGTCTGAACAGTCTGCCTGCTGACATCCCCAGCAGAGAAACCCTCATCAGTTTAATGACCTGCGGCTGGACCTCTAACCCCGATGAACGACCTTCCTTCCTCAGTAAGCTCACACAAATAACTCAAGTACAGAATACCAACCTCTCAAAGGATTG from Siniperca chuatsi isolate FFG_IHB_CAS linkage group LG13, ASM2008510v1, whole genome shotgun sequence includes:
- the ripk2 gene encoding receptor-interacting serine/threonine-protein kinase 2 isoform X3; protein product: MINPRRLPVKGSQTAMEPSAALGCVNIGSLTSTLPVIPYQKLTDLYYLSRGGFGTVFKAQHSDWRTTVAIKCLKLDCPVGERERNCLLKEAEVLHKARFNYIIQIFGICNEPEFFCIVTEFMSNGSLDLLLHEKDMYPALAWPLRLRILYEIALGVNFLHNMTPPLLHHDLKTQNILLDGEFHVKIADFGLSKWRQLSVSKGSGSKPTEMGGTVIYMPPEKYEPSKSRRADVKHDMYSYAIIMWEVLSRQIPFEDVTNPMQIMFSVLRGARPDTGLNSLPADIPSRETLISLMTCGWTSNPDERPSFLKCLIELEPMVRNFDEIDFLEAVLEIKRSKLMGRSGCCSAQSVCEKRSEEGSLNMLKDRPSPWPESSTSGSGSCTSQDTDISLPGALTSSNAAPSKEGLPSSFLAHPLEPPESLKDNCTINNLNGYQSARPLNDLNIPIKPGLPDTECETLLRNLTLKPQLQQQAADYSPPLRHSPPSQGPIAQWIATRREEIVSQMTEACLNQSLDALLARSMLMREDYELVVNQATRTAKVRQLLDNCHRHNEDFCRIVVRKLHDNKQMGLQPYPAEISSPTTALLPSAPPLSTSYNIPRNM
- the ripk2 gene encoding receptor-interacting serine/threonine-protein kinase 2 isoform X2, coding for MINPRRLPVKGSQTAMEPSAALGCVNIGSLTSTLPVIPYQKLTDLYYLSRGGFGTVFKAQHSDWRTTVAIKCLKLDCPVGERERNCLLKEAEVLHKARFNYIIQIFGICNEPEFFCIVTEFMSNGSLDLLLHEKDMYPALAWPLRLRILYEIALGVNFLHNMTPPLLHHDLKTQNILLDGEFHVKIADFGLSKWRQLSVSKGSGSKPTEMGGTVIYMPPEKYEPSKSRRADVKHDMYSYAIIMWEVLSRQIPFEDVTNPMQIMFSVLRGARPDTGLNSLPADIPSRETLISLMTCGWTSNPDERPSFLKCLIELEPMVRNFDEIDFLEAVLEIKRSKLMGRSGCCSAQSVCEKRSEEGSLNMLKDRPSPWPSSTSGSGSCTSQDTDISLPGALTSSNAAPSKEGLPSSFLAHPLEPPESLKDNCTINNLNGYQSARPLNDLNIPIKPGLPDTECETLLRNLTLKPQLQQQAADYSPPLRHSPPSQGPIAQWIATRREEIVSQMTEACLNQSLDALLARSMLMREDYELVVNQATRTAKVRQLLDNCHRHNEDFCRIVVRKLHDNKQMGLQPYPAEISSPTTALLPSAPPLSTSYNIPRNM
- the ripk2 gene encoding receptor-interacting serine/threonine-protein kinase 2 isoform X1; the encoded protein is MINPRRLPVKGSQTAMEPSAALGCVNIGSLTSTLPVIPYQKLTDLYYLSRGGFGTVFKAQHSDWRTTVAIKCLKLDCPVGERERNCLLKEAEVLHKARFNYIIQIFGICNEPEFFCIVTEFMSNGSLDLLLHEKDMYPALAWPLRLRILYEIALGVNFLHNMTPPLLHHDLKTQNILLDGEFHVKIADFGLSKWRQLSVSKGSGSKPTEMGGTVIYMPPEKYEPSKSRRADVKHDMYSYAIIMWEVLSRQIPFEDVTNPMQIMFSVLRGARPDTGLNSLPADIPSRETLISLMTCGWTSNPDERPSFLKCLIELEPMVRNFDEIDFLEAVLEIKRSKLMGRSGCCSAQSVCEKRSEEGSLNMLKDRPSPWPESSTSGSGSCTSQDTDISLPGALTSSNAAPSKEGLPSSFLAHPLEPPESLKDNCTINNLNGYQSARPLNDLNIPIKPGLPDTECETLLRNLTLKPQLQQQADYSPPLRHSPPSQGPIAQWIATRREEIVSQMTEACLNQSLDALLARSMLMREDYELVVNQATRTAKVRQLLDNCHRHNEDFCRIVVRKLHDNKQMGLQPYPAEISSPTTALLPSAPPLSTSYNIPRNM